The Candidatus Eremiobacteraceae bacterium genome window below encodes:
- a CDS encoding sigma-70 family RNA polymerase sigma factor, with protein sequence MHAANSADAQLESEWLRQTAHGDRAAFERLFRAYEHRLYRFLLGLVREPQVAEELTGDVMLEVWKNAARFRGQSKVSTWIFGIAHHKAVDALRRRAPAHVDLEELSAVPDAGAGPEAQAMADSARRALADALLELTPEHRAVLELTFTNGCSQAEIAAIVGCPVNTVKTRVFYAKQQLRRIFERRGVRRDLP encoded by the coding sequence ATGCACGCAGCAAACAGCGCCGACGCCCAGCTCGAAAGCGAGTGGCTGAGGCAGACAGCACACGGGGATCGAGCGGCGTTCGAGCGGCTCTTCCGGGCCTACGAACACCGCCTCTACCGTTTCTTGCTCGGGCTCGTGCGCGAGCCGCAGGTCGCCGAGGAGCTGACGGGAGACGTCATGCTCGAGGTGTGGAAGAACGCGGCGCGCTTCCGCGGCCAATCCAAAGTGTCGACGTGGATCTTCGGCATCGCCCATCACAAAGCGGTCGACGCGCTGCGCAGGCGCGCGCCGGCACACGTCGACCTGGAGGAGTTGAGCGCGGTTCCAGATGCTGGCGCAGGGCCAGAAGCGCAAGCGATGGCGGACAGCGCGCGCCGTGCGCTTGCCGATGCGCTGCTCGAGCTGACGCCTGAACACCGCGCGGTGCTCGAGCTGACCTTCACCAATGGATGCTCGCAGGCCGAGATCGCGGCGATCGTGGGCTGCCCCGTCAACACCGTCAAGACCAGAGTGTTCTATGCGAAACAACAGCTGCGCCGGATCTTCGAGCGCAGGGGCGTTCGGAGAGATCTGCCATGA
- a CDS encoding TonB-dependent receptor — MRSILRISAISLAVGFALLCAQVSPARAGTTGAINGTVTDGGGHPIAAVQVSAAAPSGTSKTITAGNGFYALNGLSLDTYVVTFIKAGFQTTFVPGVTVTQDQTRRVDAVMQTGPKSLGTVTVRSAQSLVQPATTASSYVVNQRTLQDINGTPQDLNGFQAFNSLPGVTTDYAGYPVIRAGAENDVGYQLDGVDNTDPVTGQFLNAVTLNGARSVQLATGGYDVASGNTNSGVINEVIKRGAYPGAGQATFRLGWHEYDHEISMDYGSATPDNRFSYYFSFGGQRMATDYGNNATLLPLTLGYQNFTTLNDVVGNFFYRWGGDNRNEVQFLSNLSGQTFDFATLINPAQAPYPTINGNDEAGTNLLNFPCNPTPCVPLSNFITLYPGQAAVNQNINAVDTQTFNSTIDKLNYKRQFSASSFGDLTLFRTSENLVSSYPYNVGSFSDTYQDLNTVGLGIQADYDNQLSNHHELGAGGTYTYYSSLFKAAFPSFEPIVEPLEGIGCQQLLLTTNPGPGVGGCYIGPLNAQLNATLGTTLPTSGPLAPLNTFADSTSYTDAPIHRYDFYVKDRWQPNDLLTVTFGVRYDMEVIGLPSDAAAQNISYYTDDTTPAGCGAPPNPPCNIVTLPGSPIGTDVTRPSQISPRIAVSYQLGPHDVVRASYGKNIEFEPISAVQNSYRIDPSLANCTIASGCFQPLPGYSPTCVNGVDPANSNASCNGFSNLQQQILADLNTNNFQSFTPVVPQRAINYDFSYEHDFGHGLDTKITPYYRRGTDYVVTSSNFLFNLPSGTPVFGPARSVNAGINSNTGVEFEVQKQATFGFSGFFNATYDNTLANYDSDFFPTVNNAALAAGHFFHVTYVSPLVANLVVAYDSRQGLHASVDIPYEYGYPYGVGTKTFVFLPCSQVPTCTGDPTSTVPYQVLNTDLAASTPSEAYYFTDPTNPGTITAPNIVSSRGTPEGPDPGSLRGPQILTVNASISQDIGRGPNNFQVGVRVLNLLGNYTPAVVANNPYYVPNGLGGYGVGSGFNTNQCPAGVVNQFGCEPFQNNYTPYPYESEALGPPRQWTFFLSMKY, encoded by the coding sequence ATGCGTTCGATTTTGCGTATTTCAGCCATTTCACTCGCTGTCGGATTCGCGCTCCTGTGCGCGCAGGTTTCGCCCGCCAGGGCCGGCACGACCGGCGCGATCAACGGCACCGTCACCGACGGCGGCGGCCATCCGATTGCGGCGGTGCAGGTCAGCGCGGCCGCTCCGTCAGGCACCTCAAAGACGATCACCGCGGGCAACGGATTCTACGCCCTCAACGGATTGTCGCTCGACACCTACGTCGTCACGTTCATCAAGGCCGGCTTTCAGACGACCTTCGTGCCCGGCGTGACGGTGACGCAGGATCAGACCCGTCGCGTGGACGCGGTGATGCAGACCGGACCGAAATCCCTCGGCACGGTGACGGTGCGCAGCGCTCAGTCACTGGTGCAACCTGCGACGACCGCGAGCAGCTATGTCGTGAACCAGCGCACGCTGCAAGACATCAACGGCACACCGCAAGACCTCAACGGCTTCCAAGCGTTCAATTCGCTGCCCGGTGTGACCACCGACTACGCGGGCTATCCAGTCATCCGCGCGGGCGCGGAGAACGACGTCGGCTATCAGCTCGACGGCGTCGACAACACCGACCCGGTCACCGGCCAGTTCCTCAACGCGGTCACGCTCAACGGCGCGCGCAGCGTGCAGCTGGCGACCGGCGGCTACGACGTGGCCTCGGGCAACACCAATTCGGGCGTGATCAACGAGGTCATAAAACGGGGCGCGTATCCGGGCGCCGGCCAAGCGACCTTCCGCCTAGGCTGGCACGAGTACGATCACGAGATCTCGATGGACTACGGCAGCGCGACGCCGGACAACCGCTTTAGCTATTACTTCTCGTTCGGCGGCCAGCGCATGGCGACCGACTATGGCAACAACGCGACGCTGCTGCCGCTGACCCTGGGATACCAGAACTTCACCACGCTCAACGACGTGGTGGGCAATTTCTTCTATCGCTGGGGCGGCGACAACCGCAACGAAGTGCAGTTCCTTTCCAACCTGAGCGGCCAGACCTTCGACTTCGCGACGCTGATCAATCCGGCGCAGGCGCCCTACCCGACGATCAACGGCAACGACGAGGCCGGCACGAATCTGCTCAACTTCCCATGCAACCCGACGCCCTGTGTGCCGCTGTCCAATTTCATCACGCTGTATCCCGGCCAGGCTGCCGTGAATCAGAACATCAACGCGGTCGACACGCAGACGTTCAACTCGACCATCGACAAGCTCAACTACAAGCGCCAGTTCAGCGCGTCGAGCTTCGGCGATCTGACGCTGTTCCGCACGAGCGAGAATCTCGTGTCTTCCTATCCGTACAATGTCGGATCGTTTTCGGACACGTATCAGGATCTGAACACCGTCGGGCTCGGGATCCAAGCAGACTACGACAATCAGCTCAGCAACCACCACGAGCTCGGTGCGGGCGGCACGTATACGTACTACTCCTCGCTCTTCAAGGCCGCGTTCCCCAGTTTCGAGCCCATCGTCGAGCCGCTCGAAGGCATCGGCTGCCAGCAATTGCTGCTGACCACGAATCCTGGCCCGGGCGTCGGTGGCTGCTACATCGGCCCGCTTAACGCGCAGCTCAACGCGACGCTTGGCACGACTCTGCCGACCAGCGGACCGCTCGCGCCGCTGAACACCTTCGCGGACAGTACGTCGTACACGGACGCGCCGATCCATCGCTACGATTTCTACGTCAAGGACCGCTGGCAGCCGAACGACTTGCTTACCGTGACGTTCGGCGTACGCTACGACATGGAGGTCATCGGCCTGCCCAGCGACGCCGCGGCGCAGAACATCAGCTACTACACCGACGACACGACGCCAGCGGGCTGCGGCGCTCCTCCGAATCCGCCATGCAACATCGTCACCTTGCCGGGCTCGCCGATCGGCACCGACGTCACGCGCCCGTCGCAGATCAGCCCGCGCATCGCCGTCTCGTACCAGCTCGGCCCGCACGACGTCGTGCGCGCATCGTATGGCAAGAACATCGAGTTCGAGCCGATCTCGGCCGTCCAGAACTCGTATCGCATCGATCCGTCGCTGGCGAACTGCACGATTGCGAGCGGCTGCTTCCAGCCGCTGCCGGGTTACAGCCCGACGTGCGTCAACGGCGTCGACCCGGCGAACTCCAACGCGAGCTGTAACGGCTTCTCAAACCTGCAGCAGCAGATCCTGGCCGACCTGAACACCAACAACTTCCAGTCATTCACGCCTGTCGTTCCGCAGCGTGCGATCAATTACGATTTCTCGTACGAGCACGACTTCGGCCATGGGCTGGACACGAAGATCACTCCCTACTACCGCCGCGGCACCGACTACGTGGTCACCAGTTCGAATTTCCTGTTCAACCTCCCCAGCGGTACGCCGGTGTTCGGACCGGCGCGCTCGGTGAACGCGGGTATCAACTCGAATACCGGCGTCGAGTTCGAAGTGCAAAAACAGGCGACGTTCGGGTTTTCCGGGTTCTTCAACGCGACGTACGACAACACGCTCGCCAATTACGATAGCGACTTCTTCCCGACCGTCAACAACGCGGCGCTGGCCGCCGGTCATTTCTTCCACGTGACGTATGTGTCGCCGCTGGTCGCCAATCTCGTGGTCGCATACGACTCGCGCCAGGGCCTGCACGCCTCGGTCGATATCCCGTACGAATACGGCTATCCGTATGGCGTGGGGACCAAGACCTTCGTCTTCCTCCCGTGCAGCCAGGTGCCGACCTGCACGGGCGATCCGACCAGCACGGTCCCGTATCAGGTGCTCAACACCGATCTGGCCGCCTCGACGCCGTCGGAAGCGTACTACTTCACCGATCCGACCAATCCGGGCACGATCACCGCACCGAACATCGTGTCGTCGCGCGGCACGCCCGAGGGACCGGACCCGGGGTCATTGCGCGGTCCGCAGATCCTCACCGTCAACGCCAGCATCTCGCAAGACATCGGCCGCGGCCCCAACAACTTCCAAGTCGGCGTGCGCGTGCTCAACCTGCTGGGCAATTACACGCCCGCGGTGGTCGCGAACAATCCATATTACGTTCCCAATGGCCTGGGTGGCTACGGAGTCGGCTCGGGCTTCAACACGAATCAGTGCCCGGCCGGCGTGGTCAACCAGTTCGGCTGCGAGCCGTTCCAGAACAACTACACTCCGTATCCGTACGAAAGCGAAGCGTTAGGCCCACCGCGCCAGTGGACGTTCTTCTTGAGCATGAAGTACTGA
- a CDS encoding DoxX family protein: protein MFTSLALLIARVLLGWIFIAHGAQKLFGWFGGYGLKGTGGFFEGLGMKPGVLFAFVAGAGEFVGGLLTLLGWLNPVGPALIIAVMIVAIATVHIPKGFWMTNGGYEYNLANIAAAFAIAGAGSGAYSLDAVAPLALLSQPNAGWIIIVAAVVGALLSLVVRRVPKAAATS, encoded by the coding sequence ATGTTTACAAGCTTAGCCCTCCTTATCGCACGCGTGCTGCTCGGTTGGATTTTCATCGCCCACGGCGCGCAAAAACTGTTCGGCTGGTTCGGCGGCTACGGCCTCAAGGGGACCGGTGGATTCTTTGAGGGCCTCGGCATGAAGCCCGGCGTGCTCTTCGCGTTCGTCGCGGGCGCGGGTGAGTTCGTCGGCGGGCTGCTGACCCTGCTCGGCTGGCTCAACCCCGTCGGGCCCGCGCTGATCATCGCGGTGATGATCGTGGCGATCGCGACCGTCCATATCCCCAAGGGCTTTTGGATGACCAACGGCGGCTACGAGTACAATCTCGCCAACATCGCGGCGGCATTCGCCATCGCGGGCGCCGGCTCGGGCGCGTACTCGCTTGACGCCGTAGCGCCGCTGGCGCTGTTGAGCCAACCCAACGCGGGTTGGATCATCATCGTCGCGGCGGTTGTCGGCGCACTGCTCTCTTTGGTCGTCCGTCGGGTACCAAAAGCCGCTGCCACCTCCTAG
- a CDS encoding succinate dehydrogenase/fumarate reductase iron-sulfur subunit, which produces MEWTVVVGRYSPPGEPQPKGEPGQPFRPPYQNAVPKVYQTFKVDLPEHAMVLDALIAIREYQDESLGVRCACRSAICGSCAMWVNGHARLVCTSKLRDFTPDGKVTVEAPPSMPIVRDLVCDMTPFWKKNFSVKPWLENKQPVPQGEEYCVPNAAMEELLQEVSCISCGACLMDCESFAVNSDFTGPAALAKAYRYTADPRDAETTQRLGQYSEPNGVWDCTHCYECVQQCPKGVAPLDQILKLRKMAVDAGFTHNTGTRHADAFAESVRDSGRLNELTLMPKSLGLFNIPAQLQSLPAAFNLLRAGKFPPLIHHAVPHVERIKNLFKKIGGRFK; this is translated from the coding sequence ATGGAATGGACCGTCGTCGTCGGGCGCTATAGCCCGCCCGGAGAGCCGCAGCCCAAGGGCGAGCCTGGCCAGCCGTTCCGGCCGCCGTACCAGAACGCCGTGCCCAAGGTCTACCAGACGTTCAAGGTGGACCTGCCCGAGCACGCGATGGTCCTCGACGCGCTCATCGCCATCCGCGAATATCAGGACGAGAGCTTGGGCGTGCGCTGTGCGTGCCGCAGCGCGATCTGCGGATCGTGCGCCATGTGGGTCAACGGCCACGCGCGTCTTGTGTGCACGAGCAAGCTGCGCGACTTCACGCCGGACGGCAAGGTCACCGTCGAGGCGCCGCCCTCGATGCCGATCGTGCGCGACCTGGTCTGCGACATGACGCCGTTCTGGAAGAAGAATTTCTCGGTCAAGCCGTGGCTTGAGAACAAACAGCCGGTGCCCCAAGGCGAAGAATACTGCGTCCCCAACGCCGCGATGGAAGAGCTCCTCCAAGAGGTGAGCTGCATCTCGTGCGGCGCGTGCCTGATGGATTGCGAGTCGTTCGCCGTCAACTCGGACTTCACGGGACCCGCCGCGCTGGCCAAGGCCTATCGGTATACGGCCGACCCACGCGACGCGGAAACCACCCAGCGACTGGGGCAGTACAGCGAGCCCAACGGCGTGTGGGATTGCACGCACTGCTACGAGTGCGTGCAGCAATGCCCCAAAGGCGTCGCACCGCTCGACCAGATCCTCAAACTCCGCAAGATGGCGGTCGACGCCGGCTTCACGCATAACACGGGCACGCGCCATGCGGACGCGTTCGCGGAATCGGTGCGCGACAGCGGCCGTCTCAACGAGCTCACGCTGATGCCCAAGTCGCTCGGACTCTTCAACATCCCCGCGCAGCTGCAGTCGCTGCCCGCGGCGTTCAACTTGCTGCGCGCCGGCAAGTTCCCGCCCCTCATCCACCATGCGGTCCCGCACGTCGAGCGAATCAAGAACCTCTTCAAGAAGATCGGCGGACGATTCAAATGA
- a CDS encoding FAD-binding protein: protein MIVDHDIIVLGAGLAGMRAALEAARNGANVAVISKVHPVRSHSGAAQGGINAAIGEGDSWEIHALDTIKGSDYLADQDAVEVMCSEAPADIIELEHMGVIFYRGPDGKLGTRAFGGASKARTYFVGDITGQALLYTLYDQLLKAGVKVYEEWFATALFMVDGACRGVVALDMMNGDLVLLRAKAVVVASGGMGRVYEPSTNALICTGDGIALAYRAGAPVMDMEMVQYHPTTLKGSGFLMTEAARGEGAYLLNSQGERFMEKYAPKMKELASRDVVSRAEWQEIAAGRGIDGCVLLDLRHLGPDVILKKLPQIHEMALDFLGIDMLNQPVPVRPGMHYIMGGVKTDAGARTPVEGLYSAGECACVSVHGGNRLGANSLLDTLVFGRHAGRNSSAYVKTVSAMPPDAAGEQFLASEQKRVQAFMDRPTTGETHAKLRLELGNLMDEKVGVYRDEAGLREALAQVHDLQKRYETVAVRDKGRIYNQALTFALELGYMLDCAETTILGAIERKESRGAQSRTDYPERNDAEWLKHILITRRDGQPVISYVPVTITKWPPQERKY from the coding sequence GTGATTGTCGACCACGACATCATCGTGCTCGGCGCCGGTCTCGCCGGCATGCGTGCCGCGCTCGAGGCAGCGCGCAATGGCGCGAACGTCGCCGTCATCAGCAAGGTCCATCCGGTGCGCAGCCACTCGGGCGCCGCCCAAGGCGGCATCAACGCCGCGATCGGCGAGGGCGATTCGTGGGAGATCCACGCGCTCGACACCATCAAAGGCTCCGACTATCTCGCGGATCAAGACGCCGTCGAGGTGATGTGCAGCGAAGCGCCTGCCGACATCATCGAGCTCGAGCATATGGGCGTCATCTTCTACCGCGGTCCGGACGGCAAGCTCGGTACGCGAGCGTTCGGCGGCGCCTCCAAGGCCCGCACCTACTTCGTCGGCGACATCACGGGCCAGGCGCTGCTCTACACGCTGTACGATCAGCTGCTCAAAGCGGGCGTCAAGGTCTACGAGGAATGGTTCGCGACCGCGCTGTTCATGGTGGACGGCGCGTGCCGCGGCGTCGTCGCGCTCGACATGATGAACGGCGATCTGGTGCTGCTGCGCGCCAAGGCGGTCGTCGTGGCAAGCGGCGGAATGGGCCGCGTGTACGAGCCCAGCACCAACGCGCTCATCTGCACCGGTGACGGCATCGCGCTCGCCTATCGGGCGGGAGCGCCGGTCATGGACATGGAGATGGTGCAGTACCATCCCACCACGCTCAAGGGCTCCGGCTTCTTGATGACCGAGGCCGCGCGCGGCGAAGGCGCCTACCTGCTCAATTCGCAGGGCGAGCGCTTCATGGAGAAGTACGCGCCGAAGATGAAGGAGCTCGCGTCGCGCGACGTCGTGTCGCGCGCTGAGTGGCAGGAGATCGCGGCCGGGCGCGGCATCGACGGCTGCGTGCTGCTGGACCTGCGGCATCTCGGACCCGACGTCATCCTCAAGAAGCTGCCGCAGATCCACGAGATGGCACTCGACTTCCTCGGCATCGACATGCTCAACCAGCCCGTGCCCGTGCGCCCGGGCATGCACTACATCATGGGCGGCGTGAAGACCGACGCCGGCGCGCGCACGCCGGTCGAAGGCTTATATTCCGCGGGCGAATGCGCATGCGTGAGCGTGCACGGCGGCAATCGCCTCGGTGCGAACTCGCTGCTCGACACGCTCGTCTTCGGCCGCCACGCAGGCCGTAACTCATCCGCATACGTCAAGACGGTATCGGCCATGCCGCCCGACGCCGCCGGCGAGCAGTTCTTGGCGTCCGAGCAAAAACGCGTGCAGGCGTTCATGGACCGTCCGACGACCGGCGAGACGCATGCCAAGCTGCGGCTCGAGCTCGGCAATCTGATGGACGAGAAGGTCGGCGTCTATCGCGACGAGGCCGGCCTGCGCGAGGCGCTCGCGCAGGTGCATGATCTGCAGAAGCGCTATGAGACCGTCGCCGTGCGCGACAAGGGCCGCATCTACAACCAGGCGCTCACCTTCGCGCTCGAGCTCGGCTACATGCTCGATTGCGCCGAGACCACGATTCTCGGCGCGATCGAACGCAAGGAAAGCCGCGGCGCCCAATCGCGCACCGATTATCCGGAGCGCAACGACGCGGAATGGCTCAAGCACATCCTCATCACCCGGCGCGACGGCCAGCCCGTCATCAGCTACGTGCCGGTGACGATCACCAAATGGCCGCCGCAGGAGCGTAAGTACTGA
- a CDS encoding DoxX family protein, whose product MSMRAPGWLQRFDDAAIGFVRAHGVFVLRIALALVFIWFGALKLFGVSPVADLVARTLPFLPADVAVKSMGVLELVIGAGLLTGWAIRVTMLLFFVQMLGTFLVLVLEPENSFQHGDPLLLTVQGEFVVKNLVLIAAGLAIAGAIAPAQPREPVAQMLAEKLD is encoded by the coding sequence ATGAGCATGCGGGCACCGGGCTGGCTCCAGCGCTTCGACGATGCGGCGATCGGTTTCGTGCGCGCCCACGGCGTCTTCGTGCTGCGCATCGCCCTCGCGCTTGTGTTCATCTGGTTCGGCGCGCTCAAGCTGTTCGGGGTCAGCCCGGTTGCAGATCTCGTGGCGCGCACGCTGCCGTTCCTGCCCGCCGATGTCGCGGTCAAGTCGATGGGCGTGCTGGAGCTCGTCATCGGCGCCGGCCTGTTGACCGGCTGGGCGATCCGCGTGACCATGCTGCTCTTCTTCGTGCAGATGTTGGGCACGTTCTTGGTGCTCGTGCTCGAGCCCGAGAACTCGTTCCAGCACGGCGATCCGCTCTTGCTCACCGTGCAGGGCGAATTCGTGGTCAAGAACCTCGTGCTCATCGCCGCGGGGCTCGCGATAGCGGGTGCGATCGCACCGGCTCAGCCTCGCGAGCCCGTCGCGCAGATGCTTGCCGAAAAGCTCGACTAA
- a CDS encoding metallophosphoesterase has translation MLALVLSVAVAAATAPPPAPHDPVIAAVGDLVCDPRPHTLPDIEDVLGGCSSNQTFALVAHRPLAAILILGDAQYEDGALVAFQQGYAKSWGKLKSITHPTPGNHEYYSSPHADGYFTYFGRSAGDPAKGYYSFDLPNWHFIALNGNCALIGGCAADSPQEAWLRADLAADHASCTLAYWHQPRFSSGFHGNDTQYGQFWNDLYAAKADIVLGGHDHDYERFGLQTPAGKADPQAGIREFVVGTGGRSHSFFLRMDRNSEARASGTFGVMFLTLHAHGYDWRFTPIAGYHFSDSGSGTCHGRGP, from the coding sequence ATGCTCGCCCTCGTGCTCTCCGTCGCCGTCGCCGCCGCTACGGCGCCGCCCCCCGCGCCGCACGATCCGGTCATCGCCGCGGTCGGCGACCTCGTCTGCGATCCGCGTCCCCACACCCTGCCCGATATCGAAGACGTGCTGGGGGGCTGCAGCTCCAACCAGACGTTCGCGCTCGTGGCGCACCGGCCGCTGGCAGCGATCCTCATCTTGGGCGACGCGCAATACGAGGACGGTGCGCTGGTCGCGTTCCAACAAGGCTATGCCAAGTCGTGGGGCAAGCTCAAATCGATCACGCATCCGACGCCGGGCAATCACGAGTACTATTCATCGCCGCATGCCGACGGCTATTTCACGTATTTCGGCCGGTCGGCGGGCGATCCGGCCAAAGGCTACTACAGCTTCGACCTGCCCAACTGGCACTTCATCGCGCTCAACGGCAACTGCGCCCTCATCGGCGGCTGCGCCGCCGATTCGCCGCAGGAAGCGTGGCTGCGCGCGGACCTGGCCGCGGATCACGCTTCGTGCACTCTCGCGTACTGGCATCAGCCGCGCTTTTCGTCCGGCTTTCACGGCAACGACACCCAGTATGGGCAGTTCTGGAACGACCTTTACGCCGCCAAAGCCGACATCGTTCTCGGCGGGCACGATCACGACTACGAACGCTTCGGCCTGCAGACGCCGGCCGGCAAGGCGGATCCGCAAGCCGGAATCCGCGAGTTCGTGGTCGGCACAGGCGGCCGCAGTCACTCGTTCTTCCTTAGAATGGATAGGAACAGCGAAGCGCGCGCATCTGGAACCTTTGGGGTCATGTTCCTGACGCTTCACGCGCACGGGTACGATTGGCGCTTCACACCGATCGCCGGCTACCACTTTTCAGATAGCGGAAGCGGGACATGCCATGGTCGAGGCCCCTGA
- a CDS encoding DUF4349 domain-containing protein, whose translation MNHQDVAELLPWYVNGTLAPHERAQVEAELASCPLCAGELAELQRIHAAMHEIDQDAPGPSESLMARTSARIDAQPARVGAAFSVKDWWNSLTAAGKITVLVPAALAAVLVVIAVRQSALHQVALSTYTTPAGVAGKTLDERTQSTDQVAQAPAPPQAGAPLPITSGAVARSASVNEAAAPATSQLQATNVLKRVPLPSGERPQLIRTGTIDLLVPDVEQTLAQLQSLAQLQFGDVISLDDSTPSTPGVRHTAQVQLAVPADRFDQTMQALVKLGAVQSRNISAENVSDQIVDAQARLRNLRRTETDMLRILDRAGKIPDVLDVTQQIAQVREQIEQLDAQVQSLQHRVAYSTISIAIEDEKPVTSAQPGMGAQLDDAWKAAVRELRNYTVRVAAVMLTIIAFAPYWLGVLLIALFIANRLRRPSGA comes from the coding sequence ATGAACCACCAAGACGTCGCCGAATTGCTTCCGTGGTACGTCAACGGCACGCTTGCGCCGCACGAGCGCGCGCAGGTCGAGGCCGAGCTCGCGTCCTGCCCCTTGTGCGCCGGCGAGCTGGCCGAGCTGCAGCGCATCCACGCCGCGATGCACGAGATCGACCAAGACGCGCCCGGTCCGTCAGAATCGCTGATGGCCCGCACGTCGGCGCGCATTGACGCGCAGCCGGCGCGCGTGGGCGCCGCGTTCTCGGTGAAAGATTGGTGGAACAGTCTCACCGCCGCAGGCAAGATCACGGTCTTAGTCCCCGCAGCGCTGGCCGCCGTGCTGGTCGTCATCGCCGTGCGCCAAAGCGCGCTTCATCAGGTCGCTCTTTCCACCTATACGACGCCCGCCGGCGTTGCGGGCAAAACCCTCGACGAGCGCACCCAAAGCACGGATCAAGTCGCACAGGCACCGGCGCCTCCCCAGGCAGGGGCTCCGCTGCCGATCACGAGTGGCGCCGTCGCCCGAAGCGCTTCGGTGAATGAGGCCGCGGCGCCGGCCACGAGCCAGCTGCAAGCCACGAACGTTCTGAAGCGCGTGCCTTTGCCGTCCGGCGAGCGCCCGCAGCTCATACGCACCGGCACCATTGACTTGCTGGTGCCAGACGTCGAGCAGACGCTCGCGCAGCTCCAATCCCTGGCTCAGCTCCAATTCGGCGATGTGATCTCGCTCGATGATTCGACGCCCTCGACGCCCGGCGTCCGCCACACCGCGCAGGTCCAGTTGGCCGTGCCCGCCGACCGCTTCGATCAGACGATGCAGGCGCTCGTCAAGCTCGGCGCGGTGCAATCGCGCAATATCAGCGCTGAGAACGTCTCCGACCAGATCGTCGACGCCCAAGCCAGGCTTCGCAATCTGCGCCGGACCGAGACCGACATGCTGCGCATCCTCGACCGTGCGGGCAAGATCCCGGATGTGCTTGACGTGACGCAGCAGATCGCGCAAGTACGCGAGCAGATCGAGCAGCTCGATGCGCAGGTGCAATCGCTGCAGCATCGCGTCGCCTACTCGACCATCTCGATCGCGATCGAGGACGAGAAGCCGGTCACAAGCGCGCAACCTGGCATGGGCGCGCAGCTCGACGACGCCTGGAAAGCCGCCGTGCGCGAACTGCGCAACTACACGGTGCGCGTCGCTGCCGTCATGCTGACCATTATCGCGTTCGCGCCCTATTGGCTGGGGGTGCTGCTGATCGCTCTGTTCATCGCCAACCGGCTGCGGCGCCCGTCCGGCGCCTGA
- a CDS encoding TMEM175 family protein, whose protein sequence is MDDARAAVKPPRHEHTVRRLETFSDIVIAFTLSQLAFTLKVPRASGDLLAHPIHIVTFVASFAFVCALWWLHHRLFARYFYPDTPSVLLNFTFLAATVFVAYSLLLVSTFGDDVSLGAYFASIGLAYSLLAVLIAKGLRDPRIQLDDADRNDGAQLARRIGIGGGGCLASALVALFGGSPREVMAVLAATLAATVFVAVRQRLARRRAQREAKEPVP, encoded by the coding sequence ATGGACGACGCCCGCGCCGCAGTCAAGCCGCCGCGGCACGAACATACGGTGCGGCGGCTCGAGACGTTCAGCGATATCGTCATCGCCTTCACGCTCTCGCAGCTCGCCTTTACGCTGAAGGTCCCGCGCGCCAGCGGCGATCTGTTAGCGCACCCGATCCATATCGTGACGTTCGTGGCGAGTTTCGCGTTCGTCTGCGCGCTGTGGTGGCTGCATCACCGGTTGTTCGCGCGCTACTTCTATCCGGATACGCCGAGCGTGTTGCTCAACTTCACGTTTCTCGCGGCGACGGTCTTCGTCGCCTACTCGCTGTTGTTAGTATCGACGTTCGGCGACGACGTGTCGCTCGGCGCGTATTTCGCGAGCATCGGGCTCGCCTACTCGCTGCTCGCGGTGTTGATCGCAAAGGGGCTGCGCGATCCGCGGATTCAGCTCGATGATGCGGACCGCAATGATGGCGCGCAGCTGGCCAGGCGCATCGGCATCGGCGGCGGGGGCTGTCTCGCCTCAGCGCTCGTCGCGCTGTTCGGCGGCAGCCCGCGCGAGGTCATGGCCGTTCTGGCCGCCACGCTCGCGGCGACGGTATTCGTAGCCGTGCGACAACGGCTCGCACGGCGGCGTGCGCAACGAGAAGCGAAGGAGCCGGTCCCCTAG